One genomic window of Aquisalimonas sp. 2447 includes the following:
- the rsmH gene encoding 16S rRNA (cytosine(1402)-N(4))-methyltransferase RsmH, with translation MIAEDQHRPVLLAEAVEALNVQESGVYMDGTFGRGGHAAAIMERLGPAGRLWLLDRDPEAIDAAEQRFAGDGRARVRHASFGDAVDVLRKDGVHALDGVLLDLGMSSPQLDDADRGFSFRHDGPLDMRMDTSAGETAREWLARVAEKDLVRVLRIYGEERFAKRIARALVKAREAGDLPGTTGELAALVAAAVPYPDRHKHPATRTFQAIRIALNGELDALQRFLDSVIDLLAPGGRLVVISFHSLEDRMVKRFIRGAGEQRDLPPEIPVVPEGLRARLRPIGRAVRAGNEEARANPRARSAVMRVAERLS, from the coding sequence ATGATCGCCGAAGACCAACACCGGCCGGTACTGCTGGCCGAAGCAGTGGAGGCGCTCAACGTGCAGGAGAGCGGCGTCTACATGGATGGCACCTTCGGGCGCGGCGGACATGCCGCCGCGATCATGGAGCGGCTCGGCCCAGCGGGGCGGCTGTGGCTCCTGGATCGCGACCCGGAGGCCATTGATGCCGCCGAGCAGCGCTTTGCCGGCGATGGGCGTGCTCGTGTCCGGCACGCCTCCTTCGGTGACGCGGTCGACGTCCTGCGGAAGGACGGCGTCCACGCCCTGGATGGCGTGTTGTTGGATCTCGGTATGTCGTCGCCGCAGCTGGACGACGCCGACCGTGGCTTCAGCTTCCGCCATGACGGCCCGCTGGATATGCGTATGGATACCTCCGCCGGTGAAACCGCCCGGGAGTGGCTGGCGCGGGTGGCGGAAAAGGACCTGGTGCGGGTGCTGCGCATCTACGGTGAGGAGCGGTTCGCCAAGCGCATTGCCCGTGCCCTCGTGAAGGCGCGGGAGGCCGGCGATTTGCCCGGGACCACCGGCGAGCTGGCCGCCCTGGTGGCTGCGGCGGTGCCGTACCCGGACCGGCACAAGCACCCGGCCACGCGGACGTTCCAGGCCATCCGGATCGCCCTGAACGGCGAACTCGATGCCCTGCAGCGTTTTCTGGATTCGGTCATCGACCTGCTCGCCCCCGGGGGCCGGCTGGTGGTGATCAGTTTCCATTCGCTGGAGGACCGGATGGTCAAGCGATTCATCCGGGGCGCCGGCGAGCAACGGGATCTGCCGCCGGAGATTCCGGTGGTGCCGGAAGGGCTGCGTGCGCGCCTGCGACCCATCGGTCGCGCCGTGCGTGCCGGGAATGAAGAAGCCCGCGCCAATCCGCGGGCGCGGAGTGCGGTGATGCGCGTCGCGGAGCGGCTGTCATGA
- the ftsL gene encoding cell division protein FtsL codes for MNGSALVVSGLAAAVALSALLVIYSQHQSRVLFAELQELNRERDALDAEWGMLRLEQGAWATHGRVERLAREELDMVMPGRDDVVILRRPSGNRD; via the coding sequence ATGAATGGCTCGGCGCTGGTTGTCTCCGGGCTGGCGGCAGCGGTGGCGCTGTCGGCACTGCTGGTGATCTACAGCCAGCACCAGAGCCGGGTGTTGTTTGCCGAACTGCAGGAGCTCAACCGCGAGCGTGATGCCCTGGACGCCGAATGGGGCATGTTGCGCCTGGAGCAGGGGGCGTGGGCCACCCATGGGCGGGTCGAGCGGCTCGCTCGCGAGGAGCTGGACATGGTGATGCCCGGGCGGGATGACGTGGTCATCCTGCGCCGGCCGTCAGGGAACAGGGATTGA
- the mraZ gene encoding division/cell wall cluster transcriptional repressor MraZ: MSFPSRFRDKLMSFCEGEIVVTADPERCLLVYPLPEWEEIEEKLMSLPSLNAHARSLQRVYLGHATEAQLDGSGRVLLPPPLREFAGLDKRVVLVGQGKRFELWDEGTWNERFDQWLSSAADKEGMPDELQQLSL; the protein is encoded by the coding sequence ATGAGCTTTCCCAGTCGCTTCCGCGACAAGCTCATGAGTTTCTGCGAGGGCGAGATCGTGGTGACCGCGGATCCCGAGCGCTGTCTGCTGGTCTATCCCCTGCCGGAGTGGGAAGAGATCGAGGAGAAGCTCATGTCACTGCCGTCTCTGAACGCCCACGCGCGCTCACTGCAACGCGTGTATCTCGGTCATGCCACCGAGGCACAGCTGGACGGCAGTGGCCGGGTGCTGCTGCCGCCGCCGTTGCGGGAGTTCGCCGGCCTGGACAAGCGGGTGGTGCTGGTGGGTCAGGGCAAGCGGTTCGAGCTCTGGGACGAAGGCACGTGGAACGAGCGGTTCGATCAGTGGCTGTCGTCGGCGGCGGACAAGGAGGGGATGCCGGACGAGCTGCAGCAGCTGTCCCTGTGA